The proteins below come from a single Dendropsophus ebraccatus isolate aDenEbr1 chromosome 15, aDenEbr1.pat, whole genome shotgun sequence genomic window:
- the NKX2-2 gene encoding homeobox protein Nkx-2.2 translates to MSSITNNTKTGFSVKDILDLPDTNDEEGSITEGADEDTEGSEPPKKAGGLGQSTLEAVQGLPLKNPFYDNSDNPYTRWLATTESIQYSLHGFASTNSQQDSSPKSPEPSADESPDNDKETSSSADSGKKRKRRVLFSKAQTYELERRFRQQRYLSAPEREHLASLIRLTPTQVKIWFQNHRYKMKRARAEKGMEVTPLPSPRRVAVPVLVRDGKPCHTLKAQDLAATFPAGIPFSAYSAQSLQHMQYNAQYSSASNPQYPTAHHLVQAQQWTW, encoded by the exons ATGTCTTCTATAACCAACAACACCAAAACTGGGTTTTCTGTCAAGGACATTTTAGATTTGCCTGACACCAATGATGAAGAAGGATCAATTACTGAAGGGGCTGATGAAGATACAGAAGGGTCTGAACCCCCCAAAAAAGCTGGGGGGTTAGGTCAGAGCACCCTAGAAGCTGTGCAAGGTCTGCCTCTGAAAAACCCCTTCTATGACAATAGCGATAATCCTTATACACGGTGGCTGGCTACTACTGAGAGCATCCAGTATTCCT TACATGGCTTTGCATCTACCAATTCCCAACAAGACTCTTCACCCAAGTCTCCAGAACCCTCAGCAGACGAATCCCCAGACAACGACAAGGAGACATCCAGCAGTGCAGACTCtgggaagaaaaggaaaagacgggtcctcttctccaaGGCACAGACTTATGAATTAGAGAGAAGGTTCAGGCAGCAGAGGTACCTGTCAGCCCCAGAGAGAGAGCACCTGGCCAGCCTGATCCGCCTCACCCCCACCCAGGTGAAGATCTGGTTCCAGAACCACAGGTACAAGATGAAGAGGGCACGGGCAGAGAAAGGTATGGAAGtcacccctcttccctctcctagAAGGGTGGCAGTACCAGTCTTAGTCAGAGATGGTAAACCATGCCACACATTGAAAGCTCAGGACTTAGCGGCCACTTTTCCAGCTGGCATCCCTTTCTCAGCATATAGCGCCCAGTCATTACAGCATATGCAATATAATGCCCAGTACAGCTCTGCCAGTAACCCCCAGTACCCAACAGCTCATCACTTGGTGCAAGCCCAACAGTGGACTTGGTGA